One Streptomyces sp. RPA4-2 genomic window carries:
- a CDS encoding DUF6191 domain-containing protein: MGFAVFMTLPGLVVVLTLAAFADQALLRAGRAGLLPWRNGARQGQISATGFEQLHASLSPGKQHELEERRSALVMRDDEEDGAPAHRTTVDLAAGTAVVRPRRRS, from the coding sequence ATGGGATTCGCCGTCTTCATGACCCTTCCGGGACTCGTCGTCGTACTGACCCTCGCGGCCTTCGCCGACCAGGCGCTGCTCCGCGCCGGACGCGCCGGCCTCCTGCCGTGGCGCAACGGTGCGCGGCAGGGACAGATATCCGCCACCGGCTTCGAGCAACTGCACGCGAGTCTCTCGCCGGGCAAGCAGCACGAGCTCGAGGAACGGCGGTCGGCCCTGGTGATGCGGGACGACGAGGAGGACGGGGCGCCCGCGCACCGTACGACCGTCGATCTGGCCGCCGGCACCGCGGTCGTGCGCCCTCGGCGCCGCTCATGA
- a CDS encoding peptidoglycan-binding protein: protein MSTPPEPDQPARRRAIEPTHVQRRRRTEALAQLLKEVREQQYGADPDGDYEMVAVSATSAKAVLPAADEETEEMPPVPGGEDYTRDAGTAGVAPGPARRAARAPVVAQGNGPWPVRGRQSRPGRQPTPGREGAPGRGHADGAIRRRAAIALGVTAAALTGFALALLLPDDGDSRAQAGHPGSGPSATAAAPAPSGSADPDGAGTLREGDSGQAVSALQQRLLRIPDVYAGGSTDGSYDATLTAAVARFQLWYGIRGDETGVYGDDTRAALESRTTL, encoded by the coding sequence GTGTCTACACCGCCCGAACCGGACCAGCCGGCCAGGCGACGGGCCATCGAGCCCACCCATGTGCAACGGCGCCGCCGGACGGAGGCACTGGCGCAGCTCCTGAAGGAGGTGCGGGAACAGCAGTACGGGGCCGATCCGGACGGCGACTACGAGATGGTCGCCGTGTCCGCCACCTCGGCGAAGGCCGTTTTGCCCGCTGCCGACGAGGAGACCGAGGAAATGCCGCCCGTACCGGGGGGTGAGGACTACACCCGCGACGCCGGAACCGCGGGCGTCGCACCGGGACCCGCGCGGCGGGCCGCGCGCGCACCCGTCGTCGCGCAGGGGAACGGGCCATGGCCCGTGCGGGGAAGACAGTCCCGGCCGGGACGGCAGCCCACCCCCGGCCGGGAAGGCGCACCCGGACGCGGTCACGCCGACGGTGCCATCCGGCGCCGAGCCGCCATCGCCTTGGGGGTGACGGCGGCGGCCCTGACCGGCTTCGCCCTCGCGCTCCTGCTGCCCGACGACGGGGACAGCCGCGCACAGGCCGGACACCCCGGAAGCGGCCCCTCCGCGACAGCGGCCGCCCCGGCGCCGTCCGGATCCGCGGACCCGGACGGCGCGGGCACCCTCCGTGAGGGGGACAGCGGCCAGGCGGTGAGCGCACTGCAGCAGCGGCTGCTCCGCATCCCGGACGTGTACGCGGGCGGCTCCACCGACGGCAGCTACGACGCCACGCTCACCGCGGCCGTCGCCCGCTTCCAGCTCTGGTACGGCATCCGGGGGGACGAGACCGGCGTCTACGGCGACGACACCCGCGCCGCCCTGGAATCCCGTACGACGTTGTAG
- a CDS encoding CAP domain-containing protein, with product MSELVPGGNVPLPGGTLTIRVPGPFDVSALITDDTGKVRGDADFVFYNQPAVPGARLTGESLTVDPPGLRSGASRVTVLVTPADPGTPLGRLPAPTLLVTGPGGRTLARFTPPRPQRETVLLLAEIYRRGPEWKLRALGQGYAEGLAGIARDFGVDISEDDAPAVAAPDPDGFLELVNSVRSAAGSPPVSLDARLAGAARAHASDMAARGLLSSQGADGTSVYQRVTAAGYAYLTVGEHLVSGPRTPGEFVEYCLTTERSRATLYDRAYTQAGLAYVAHPRSGDLYWTALWARPFSTDGLARTAREVVALTNAERAGEGLPPLLADTPLTVAAQAHSDDMVARAFYSHTSPDGSRPWDRAAAAGSARRTIGENIACGQRSAAEVVRGWMDSPGHRANILKPGFTHIGVGLAGGGDAGTYWTQLFGG from the coding sequence ATGAGCGAGCTGGTTCCCGGGGGCAACGTGCCCCTGCCGGGCGGCACCCTGACGATCCGGGTGCCGGGCCCCTTCGACGTCTCGGCGCTCATCACCGACGACACCGGCAAGGTGCGCGGTGACGCCGACTTCGTCTTCTACAACCAGCCCGCGGTACCGGGTGCCCGGCTCACCGGTGAGAGCCTGACGGTCGACCCGCCGGGGCTGCGCTCCGGAGCGAGCCGGGTCACCGTGCTCGTCACCCCGGCCGATCCCGGCACACCGCTGGGCCGGCTGCCCGCCCCCACCCTGCTCGTCACCGGCCCCGGCGGGCGCACGCTGGCGCGCTTCACTCCCCCGCGCCCGCAGCGGGAGACCGTGCTGCTGCTCGCGGAGATCTACCGGCGCGGCCCGGAGTGGAAGCTGCGGGCGCTGGGCCAGGGGTACGCGGAGGGACTGGCCGGCATCGCGCGGGACTTCGGGGTCGACATCAGCGAGGACGACGCCCCGGCGGTCGCGGCACCCGACCCGGACGGCTTCCTGGAGCTGGTGAACTCCGTGCGCTCCGCCGCCGGTTCCCCACCCGTGTCGCTCGACGCGCGGCTCGCCGGCGCCGCGCGGGCGCACGCCTCCGACATGGCGGCGCGCGGGCTCCTCAGCTCCCAGGGTGCGGACGGAACTTCGGTCTACCAGCGCGTCACCGCCGCGGGGTACGCGTATCTCACCGTGGGCGAACACCTCGTCTCCGGCCCGCGCACCCCCGGCGAGTTCGTCGAGTACTGCCTCACCACCGAGCGGTCCCGCGCCACGCTGTACGACCGCGCGTACACCCAGGCGGGTCTCGCGTACGTCGCCCACCCCCGTTCCGGCGACCTGTACTGGACGGCGCTGTGGGCGCGGCCGTTCAGCACCGACGGCTTGGCGCGGACGGCGCGCGAGGTCGTCGCGCTGACCAACGCCGAACGGGCCGGTGAGGGCCTGCCGCCGCTCCTCGCCGACACCCCGCTCACCGTCGCGGCCCAGGCGCACAGCGACGACATGGTGGCCCGCGCCTTCTACTCCCACACCTCTCCCGACGGCAGCCGACCCTGGGACCGGGCCGCCGCGGCGGGCTCCGCGCGCCGGACCATCGGCGAGAACATCGCCTGTGGCCAGCGCTCCGCCGCCGAGGTCGTCCGCGGCTGGATGGACAGCCCCGGACACCGCGCCAACATCCTCAAGCCCGGCTTCACCCACATAGGCGTCGGCCTCGCGGGCGGCGGCGACGCGGGCACCTACTGGACCCAGCTCTTCGGCGGCTGA
- a CDS encoding glycoside hydrolase family 88 protein, which translates to MRRRRLLAGGTALAAAASLRTALTTPAQAAGTPVPPRPGDVTPLPSRSEVVAVLRRVADHWIAAHTDSGDNGWANATFFSGLLALYRLAGDARHLAYARSWADRHAYGLNGGVTTRHADNQSAGQAYLDLYEIEPEERKLTAIETSLHRMVYTDQPDKNDDWWWDDALHMAMPPFARLGALRRDPQYWRKLYSLYDHTKRAEGGPGLYDAATGLWYRDARFLPGGILSPSGRPVVWSRGNGWVAGGHVKTLKALLSTERHTAEYRDTLTRLVRAAAAVQRGDGFWNVNLADATHLPGPETSGTSFLLYGTSYAVFARLVDRDTFLPVAARAWNGLVTTAVHPDGFLGYVQNVGDRPESSQPVTYDSTADFGVGAFLLAGTELARLTTR; encoded by the coding sequence ATGCGTAGACGACGCCTGCTGGCCGGCGGTACCGCTCTCGCGGCCGCCGCTTCGCTCCGAACCGCCCTGACGACGCCCGCGCAGGCCGCTGGGACCCCGGTGCCGCCGAGGCCGGGAGACGTGACGCCGCTGCCCTCGAGGAGTGAGGTCGTCGCCGTGCTGCGGCGCGTGGCCGACCACTGGATCGCCGCGCACACGGACTCCGGTGACAACGGCTGGGCCAACGCCACCTTCTTCAGCGGACTGCTCGCCCTGTACCGCCTGGCCGGCGACGCGCGCCATCTCGCGTACGCCCGTTCCTGGGCGGACCGGCACGCCTACGGGCTCAACGGCGGGGTGACCACACGCCACGCGGACAACCAATCCGCCGGACAGGCCTACCTCGACCTGTACGAGATCGAGCCCGAGGAGCGGAAGCTCACCGCGATCGAGACCTCCCTGCACCGCATGGTCTACACCGACCAGCCGGACAAGAACGACGACTGGTGGTGGGACGACGCCCTCCACATGGCCATGCCGCCCTTCGCCCGCCTCGGCGCCCTCCGCCGGGATCCGCAGTACTGGCGGAAGCTGTACTCCCTCTACGACCACACCAAGCGCGCCGAGGGCGGCCCCGGCCTGTACGACGCCGCGACGGGCCTTTGGTACCGCGACGCGCGCTTCCTCCCCGGGGGCATCCTCTCGCCCTCGGGCCGGCCCGTCGTCTGGTCGCGCGGCAACGGATGGGTGGCGGGCGGTCACGTCAAGACACTCAAGGCGCTGCTGTCCACGGAGCGCCACACCGCCGAGTACCGCGACACGCTGACGCGCCTGGTGAGGGCCGCCGCGGCCGTGCAGCGCGGCGACGGCTTCTGGAACGTCAACCTCGCCGACGCGACCCATCTGCCCGGCCCCGAGACCAGCGGCACGTCCTTCCTCCTGTACGGCACCTCGTACGCGGTCTTCGCCCGCCTGGTCGACCGGGACACCTTCCTCCCGGTGGCGGCCCGCGCCTGGAACGGCCTCGTCACCACGGCCGTGCACCCCGACGGCTTCCTCGGCTACGTCCAGAACGTCGGCGACCGACCGGAATCCAGCCAGCCGGTCACCTACGACAGCACCGCCGACTTCGGCGTGGGCGCCTTCCTGCTCGCCGGCACCGAACTGGCGCGGCTCACCACGCGCTGA
- a CDS encoding serine hydrolase — MVSGSVGTGTALGAVLLSLVAVPAQAASAAPGRSDTGRVTSVAAAGSGAPDDAGLQSVLHTALAQGAPGAMVRVDDAGTVHQLSEGVADRATGRAITTADRFRVGSVTKSFSAVVLLQLVDEGKLNLDTSVNTYLPGLLPDNKITVRHVMSHRSGLYDYTNDMFAQTVPGFESVRNKVFSYQDLVRLSLKHALTNAPGAAYSYSNTNFVVAGMLIEKLTGHAVATEYRNRIFGPLGLTDTFYVHPDTAIPGTHANGYLTPDEAGAALVDSTAQTVSWAQSAGAVISSTRDLNTFFSSLMAGKLMSAAQLAQMQKWTTVNSTQGYGLGLRRRDLSCGVSVYGHTGTVQGYYTYAFTSKDGKRSVTSLANTSNNADVLNTMAGTLESAFCGKASKAALRATAPAAPRERYEDIAPDVARD, encoded by the coding sequence ATGGTCTCAGGATCGGTGGGCACGGGTACGGCGCTGGGCGCGGTACTGCTGTCCCTCGTCGCGGTCCCCGCGCAGGCGGCCTCCGCGGCGCCGGGCCGCTCGGACACCGGACGTGTCACGAGCGTCGCGGCAGCGGGGTCGGGCGCGCCCGACGACGCCGGGCTGCAGAGCGTGCTGCACACCGCGCTGGCCCAGGGAGCGCCCGGCGCGATGGTGCGCGTCGACGACGCGGGCACCGTCCACCAGTTGTCCGAGGGGGTCGCCGACCGGGCCACCGGGCGGGCCATCACCACGGCCGACCGGTTCCGCGTCGGCAGCGTCACCAAGAGCTTCTCCGCCGTGGTCCTGCTGCAACTGGTCGACGAGGGCAAGCTGAACCTGGACACCTCGGTGAACACCTATCTGCCCGGACTGCTGCCCGACAACAAGATCACCGTGCGCCATGTGATGAGCCACCGCAGCGGCCTCTACGACTACACCAACGACATGTTCGCGCAGACGGTCCCGGGCTTCGAGTCCGTCCGCAACAAGGTCTTCAGCTACCAGGACCTGGTGCGCCTGTCCCTGAAGCACGCGCTCACCAACGCGCCGGGGGCGGCCTACTCGTACTCGAACACCAACTTCGTCGTCGCGGGCATGCTCATCGAGAAGCTCACCGGGCACGCGGTGGCCACGGAGTACCGGAACCGCATCTTCGGACCGCTCGGCCTGACCGACACCTTCTACGTGCACCCCGACACCGCCATCCCCGGCACACACGCCAACGGCTATCTCACCCCCGACGAGGCCGGTGCGGCCCTCGTCGACTCCACCGCGCAGACGGTGTCCTGGGCGCAGAGCGCGGGCGCGGTCATCTCCAGCACGCGGGATCTCAACACGTTCTTCTCCTCCCTGATGGCCGGAAAGCTCATGTCCGCCGCGCAACTCGCCCAGATGCAGAAGTGGACCACCGTCAACAGCACCCAGGGCTACGGCCTCGGTCTGCGCCGCCGCGACCTGTCCTGCGGTGTCTCCGTGTACGGGCACACCGGCACCGTGCAGGGCTACTACACGTACGCCTTCACCTCGAAGGACGGCAAGCGCAGCGTCACCTCGCTCGCCAACACCTCGAACAACGCCGACGTGCTCAACACCATGGCGGGCACCCTGGAATCCGCGTTCTGCGGCAAGGCGTCCAAGGCGGCCCTCCGCGCCACGGCGCCGGCCGCCCCCAGGGAGCGGTACGAGGACATCGCGCCGGACGTCGCCCGGGACTGA
- a CDS encoding alpha/beta hydrolase yields the protein MPKSSAADRTHRLVTSPAGRIHLVEQGTGPLVLLVHGFPESWYSWRHQLTALAAAGYRAVALDVRGYGRSSRPDGVAEYRILELVEDCAAVVHALGERSATVVGHDWGSTIAATSALVRPDVFHAVGLLSVPYAPRGGPRPSDVFARMGGPEEFYVSYFQRPGRAEAEIEPDVRGWLAGFYAALSGDTMPGPGTPDPHFVSPGGTLRDRFPAGRLPHWLDESTLDVYAEEFERTGTSGALNRYRNMDRDWEDLADHDGAPVTQPSLFVGGALDASTTWLADAIAAFPTTLPGLVSSHILDDCGHWIQQERPEDVNRILIDWLAALPA from the coding sequence GTGCCGAAGTCGTCCGCAGCAGACCGCACCCACCGTCTGGTGACCTCGCCGGCCGGCCGGATCCATCTGGTGGAGCAGGGAACCGGCCCACTGGTCCTGCTGGTGCACGGATTTCCGGAGTCCTGGTACTCCTGGCGCCACCAGCTGACGGCGCTCGCCGCGGCCGGCTACCGGGCGGTCGCCCTCGACGTCCGCGGCTACGGCCGCTCCTCCAGGCCCGACGGCGTGGCCGAGTACCGGATCCTGGAACTGGTGGAGGACTGCGCCGCCGTCGTGCACGCCCTCGGTGAGCGGTCCGCGACCGTCGTCGGGCACGACTGGGGCTCCACCATCGCCGCCACCTCCGCGCTGGTCCGCCCCGACGTGTTCCACGCGGTCGGGCTGCTGAGCGTGCCCTACGCGCCGCGCGGCGGTCCGCGCCCCAGCGACGTCTTCGCGCGGATGGGCGGTCCCGAGGAGTTCTACGTCTCCTACTTCCAGCGGCCCGGCCGGGCCGAGGCCGAGATCGAGCCCGACGTCCGCGGCTGGCTCGCGGGCTTCTACGCGGCGCTGTCCGGCGACACCATGCCCGGCCCCGGCACGCCGGACCCGCACTTCGTGAGCCCCGGCGGAACCCTGCGTGACCGGTTTCCCGCCGGACGTCTCCCCCACTGGCTCGACGAGTCCACCCTCGACGTCTACGCCGAGGAGTTCGAGCGGACCGGGACGAGCGGGGCGCTCAACCGCTACCGGAACATGGACCGCGACTGGGAGGACCTGGCCGACCACGACGGCGCGCCCGTCACCCAGCCCTCACTGTTCGTCGGAGGCGCCCTCGACGCGTCCACGACCTGGCTGGCCGACGCGATCGCGGCGTTCCCCACGACCCTGCCCGGTCTGGTCTCGTCCCACATCCTGGACGACTGCGGCCACTGGATCCAGCAGGAACGGCCCGAGGACGTCAACCGCATCCTGATCGACTGGCTCGCCGCCCTGCCCGCCTGA
- a CDS encoding MurR/RpiR family transcriptional regulator, which yields MPSPQQARAQASAITSGKTAPEAGAAPTSQLRELFDGTRLSPGQRRIAQYLIEHITEAAFLSITDLAERVGVSQPSVTRFAAAVGFSGYPALREKLQAIALSTLGSTPGAPTVDRGNELQAAVDVEIENLENLRRDFADPDQVIELGRALSQSTPLTVLGLRISVSLAEYFAYAARRVHPDVRVVTRGGSVAYDALLQSREAGGTWLLAFGMPRHAQETLTAVRVARSAGLKVALITDLALGPLADEADVTFTVGTGSRLVFDSYAAPVVMSAALLQAMTDADPERTQARLEEYEQIAEQHQFFLKD from the coding sequence GTGCCATCGCCGCAGCAGGCGCGCGCGCAGGCGTCCGCGATCACGTCGGGAAAGACGGCTCCGGAGGCGGGCGCGGCGCCCACGTCCCAGCTCCGGGAACTCTTCGACGGGACACGGCTCTCGCCGGGGCAGCGCCGTATCGCCCAGTACCTGATCGAGCACATCACCGAGGCCGCCTTCCTGTCGATCACCGATCTCGCGGAGCGCGTCGGGGTGAGCCAGCCGTCCGTGACCCGCTTCGCCGCGGCGGTCGGCTTCAGCGGTTACCCCGCGTTGCGGGAGAAGCTCCAGGCCATCGCGCTCAGCACCCTGGGCAGCACCCCGGGCGCGCCCACCGTGGACCGCGGCAACGAGCTGCAGGCCGCGGTGGACGTGGAGATCGAGAACCTGGAGAACCTGCGGCGCGACTTCGCCGACCCGGACCAGGTGATCGAACTCGGTCGCGCGCTCTCGCAGTCGACACCGCTGACGGTTCTCGGGCTGCGCATCTCGGTGTCGCTGGCCGAGTACTTCGCCTACGCGGCGCGCCGCGTCCACCCCGACGTACGGGTGGTGACCCGGGGCGGAAGCGTCGCGTACGACGCGCTGCTCCAGTCGCGCGAGGCGGGCGGCACCTGGCTGCTGGCGTTCGGAATGCCTCGGCACGCGCAGGAGACGCTCACCGCGGTACGGGTCGCGCGCAGTGCCGGACTGAAGGTGGCCCTGATCACCGACCTGGCGCTCGGACCGCTGGCCGACGAGGCCGACGTCACCTTCACCGTCGGCACCGGCTCCCGGCTCGTCTTCGACTCGTACGCCGCGCCCGTGGTGATGTCGGCGGCGCTGCTCCAGGCCATGACCGACGCCGATCCGGAGCGGACACAGGCCCGCCTGGAGGAGTACGAGCAGATCGCCGAACAGCACCAGTTCTTCCTGAAGGACTGA
- a CDS encoding nucleoside/nucleotide kinase family protein yields MTFDDLLERAASLVRPDRRAILGIAGSPGAGKTTLAERLVRELNSDDSRWVAQVPMDGFHLADVELERLGRRDRKGAPDTFDAAGYAALLRRLRDEDGGEDDGIVYAPGFERTLEQPIAGAVPVPRTARLIITEGNYLLLRDAAWERVRSQLDEVWFCELDDSERVRRLVARHEEFGKDHDTAVAWVLGTDQRNADLVAATRARADLVVGPEVTASGSAPRVPLAHRPPDSPSVR; encoded by the coding sequence ATGACCTTCGACGACCTGCTGGAGCGGGCCGCGTCCCTCGTCCGTCCGGACCGGCGCGCGATCCTCGGCATCGCCGGAAGTCCCGGAGCGGGCAAGACGACGCTGGCCGAGCGCCTGGTCCGGGAGCTGAACAGCGACGACTCCCGCTGGGTCGCGCAGGTGCCGATGGACGGGTTCCATCTCGCGGACGTCGAGCTGGAGCGCCTGGGCCGCCGGGACCGCAAGGGCGCTCCCGACACCTTCGACGCGGCGGGCTACGCGGCGCTGTTGCGCCGGCTGCGCGACGAGGACGGGGGCGAGGACGACGGCATCGTCTACGCGCCGGGCTTCGAGCGGACCCTGGAGCAGCCGATCGCGGGTGCCGTCCCGGTCCCCCGCACCGCCCGTCTGATCATCACCGAGGGCAACTACCTCCTCCTGCGCGACGCGGCGTGGGAGCGCGTACGGTCGCAGCTGGACGAGGTCTGGTTCTGCGAGCTCGACGACAGCGAACGCGTGCGCCGACTCGTCGCCCGCCACGAGGAGTTCGGCAAGGACCACGACACGGCGGTGGCCTGGGTGCTCGGCACGGACCAGCGCAACGCCGATCTGGTCGCCGCGACGCGGGCCCGTGCCGATCTGGTCGTGGGACCAGAGGTCACCGCCTCCGGATCCGCGCCCCGGGTTCCCCTCGCGCATCGCCCGCCGGACTCCCCATCAGTGCGGTGA
- a CDS encoding DUF1232 domain-containing protein: MDSTAWTVVVVVAILGAVALAVAIVLLTRLVRARRDLRRAGLPTGSRWVFWGAVAYLLLPTDLLPDPIYLDDIGVLLLALRSLRRPELLDADEPGNPPARTGR, encoded by the coding sequence ATGGATTCCACGGCATGGACAGTGGTCGTCGTCGTCGCGATCCTGGGTGCCGTCGCGCTCGCGGTCGCGATCGTGCTCCTGACCCGGCTCGTACGGGCGCGCCGCGATCTGCGGCGCGCCGGACTGCCGACCGGCTCCCGCTGGGTCTTCTGGGGCGCCGTCGCCTATCTGCTGCTCCCGACGGACTTGCTGCCCGACCCCATCTACCTGGACGACATCGGCGTACTCCTGCTGGCCCTGCGCTCGTTGCGCCGCCCGGAACTGCTCGACGCCGACGAACCCGGGAACCCTCCCGCACGCACCGGACGTTGA
- a CDS encoding MBL fold metallo-hydrolase produces the protein MDAQGPRAVDAGAEERTPAARTLDVRWIHGSPSAKHNTDPDLQVHVHDADTVILRQNMAVDYEAPFLFLLFGEARAVLIDTGATASPAHFPLRRVVDGLIRDRQAAQPRDDYELLVLHTHPHGDHVAGDGQFTDRPRTTVVDAALDEAWTFFGFDRDPDGVARVDLGGRVLECLATPGHHAASVTYFDPWTGFLLTGDTVYPGRLYVDDWPAFTRTVDRLINFCADRPVTQVLGCHIEMTRQPGVDYPVRTTYQPDEPPLQMTTAQLADIRAAIDTVGDRPGRHVFDDFVLCRRDLPEDAPEGA, from the coding sequence GTGGACGCACAGGGGCCCAGGGCCGTGGACGCCGGCGCAGAGGAGCGAACCCCCGCGGCGCGGACACTCGATGTGCGGTGGATCCACGGATCGCCGTCGGCCAAGCACAACACGGATCCGGACCTCCAGGTGCACGTCCACGACGCGGACACGGTGATCCTGCGGCAGAACATGGCCGTCGACTACGAGGCGCCCTTCCTGTTCCTGCTGTTCGGCGAAGCGCGGGCGGTGCTCATCGACACCGGTGCCACGGCCTCGCCCGCGCACTTCCCGTTGCGACGGGTGGTGGACGGGCTGATCCGGGACCGGCAGGCCGCGCAACCCCGGGACGACTACGAGCTGCTGGTGCTGCACACCCACCCGCACGGCGACCACGTCGCGGGAGACGGCCAGTTCACCGACCGCCCCCGCACCACGGTGGTGGACGCGGCCCTCGACGAAGCGTGGACGTTCTTCGGATTCGACCGGGACCCGGACGGTGTCGCCCGCGTCGACCTCGGCGGCCGGGTCCTGGAGTGCCTGGCCACACCCGGGCATCACGCGGCCTCCGTGACGTACTTCGACCCCTGGACCGGTTTCCTTCTCACCGGCGACACCGTCTACCCCGGCCGGCTGTACGTCGACGACTGGCCGGCCTTCACCCGCACCGTCGACCGCCTGATCAATTTCTGCGCCGACCGGCCGGTCACCCAGGTGCTCGGCTGTCACATCGAGATGACCCGGCAACCGGGCGTGGACTATCCCGTGCGGACCACCTACCAGCCCGACGAGCCGCCCCTGCAGATGACGACGGCCCAACTGGCCGACATCCGCGCGGCCATCGACACCGTCGGCGACCGGCCGGGCCGGCACGTCTTCGACGACTTCGTCCTCTGCCGCCGTGACCTGCCCGAGGACGCCCCCGAAGGCGCGTAG
- a CDS encoding aldo/keto reductase: protein MDEREFGRSGQKASVIGLGTWQLGADWGDVSEADAKAVLETAAESGVTFFDTADVYGDGRSEQTIASFVSGRPDLHVMVATKMGRRVEQIPQNYVLDNFRAWNDRSRRNLGVDRIDLVQLHCPPTPVYSSDEVFDALDTLVEEERIAAYGVSVETCDEALTAIARPNVASVQIILNPFRMKPLRQVLPAAQEAGVGIIARVPLASGLLSGKYTKDTVFGADDHRTYNRHGEAFDQGETFSGVDFVTGVEAAAEFSALAPEGCTPAQLALRWIIQQPGVTTVIPGARSPEQAHANAEAAKLPPLSRQTLDAIDELYDRRIKEQVEGRW, encoded by the coding sequence ATGGACGAGCGTGAATTCGGCAGGTCAGGCCAGAAGGCATCGGTCATCGGTCTCGGTACGTGGCAGCTCGGGGCCGACTGGGGCGATGTGAGCGAAGCGGACGCCAAGGCGGTGCTGGAGACGGCGGCGGAGTCCGGGGTGACCTTCTTCGACACCGCCGACGTGTACGGCGACGGACGCAGCGAGCAGACGATCGCGTCCTTCGTGAGCGGCCGCCCCGACCTCCATGTGATGGTCGCGACGAAGATGGGCCGCCGGGTCGAGCAGATCCCGCAGAACTACGTCCTCGACAACTTCCGCGCGTGGAACGACCGCTCCCGGCGCAATCTCGGCGTCGACCGCATCGACCTGGTGCAGCTGCACTGTCCGCCGACCCCCGTCTACTCGTCGGACGAGGTGTTCGACGCGCTGGACACCCTGGTCGAGGAGGAGCGGATCGCCGCGTACGGCGTGAGCGTCGAGACCTGCGACGAGGCGCTCACGGCGATCGCCCGTCCGAACGTGGCGAGCGTTCAGATCATCCTCAACCCGTTCCGCATGAAGCCTCTGCGGCAGGTTCTTCCCGCCGCTCAGGAGGCGGGCGTCGGCATCATCGCCCGCGTGCCGCTGGCCTCCGGTCTGCTCTCCGGCAAGTACACCAAGGACACGGTGTTCGGGGCCGACGACCACCGTACGTACAACCGTCACGGTGAGGCCTTCGACCAGGGCGAGACCTTCTCCGGCGTCGACTTCGTGACCGGTGTGGAGGCGGCGGCCGAGTTCTCCGCCCTCGCTCCGGAGGGCTGCACCCCGGCCCAGCTGGCGCTGCGCTGGATCATCCAGCAGCCCGGCGTCACCACGGTGATCCCGGGCGCGCGTTCACCCGAACAGGCCCACGCCAACGCGGAGGCCGCGAAGCTCCCGCCGCTGTCGCGGCAGACGCTGGATGCGATCGACGAGCTCTACGACCGCCGGATCAAGGAGCAGGTGGAGGGCCGCTGGTAG
- a CDS encoding methylated-DNA--[protein]-cysteine S-methyltransferase, producing the protein MTVWTTIDSPLGELLLVGEESATARGGTALVSLSMPGQKSGAVVRDGWTRDDGAFTDIVTQLNSYFEGGLTDFAIEYAGGAGTDFQRRVWKAVESVPYGTTVSYGEIASRIGASRAAVRAVGTAIGANPLLVVRPCHRVIGAGGALAGYAAGLERKQRLLDLEDARRGR; encoded by the coding sequence ATGACGGTCTGGACGACCATCGACAGCCCCTTGGGCGAGCTGCTTCTCGTGGGCGAGGAGTCGGCCACCGCGAGGGGCGGCACGGCGCTCGTGTCGCTCTCCATGCCCGGCCAGAAGTCCGGCGCCGTCGTGCGCGACGGATGGACGCGGGACGACGGCGCGTTCACGGACATCGTCACGCAGCTGAACTCCTACTTCGAGGGCGGCCTGACCGACTTCGCCATCGAGTACGCCGGCGGGGCGGGCACCGACTTCCAGCGGCGGGTGTGGAAGGCCGTCGAGAGCGTCCCGTACGGCACGACGGTCAGCTACGGCGAGATCGCCTCGCGGATCGGGGCGTCACGCGCGGCGGTGCGGGCCGTGGGCACCGCCATCGGCGCGAACCCCCTGCTCGTCGTGCGCCCCTGCCATCGCGTGATCGGTGCCGGCGGCGCACTCGCCGGGTACGCCGCGGGCCTGGAACGCAAGCAGCGGCTGCTGGACCTGGAGGACGCCCGGCGGGGCAGGTGA